One genomic window of Camelina sativa cultivar DH55 chromosome 5, Cs, whole genome shotgun sequence includes the following:
- the LOC104789742 gene encoding uncharacterized protein LOC104789742, whose product MKTQIARLYLVHVGVLGLSRNSRIPLEYAKRALNEEAFESFQWGRVGFKSLVDSIKVLGLPNNAYTLHGCVHVLLIWAFESVKVLGASYGNVREGVDLPLLRWRGGRPRKDIEAFISGSKLLNNGELQVKHLVPKPLEFIYPDWPGQYCVYGVGEGLKKKLDNLLLDVINGEVDEREWDCVKKRKGEHTKKRERRQHVAGVSDDDFLETAPTSIRNVPNNAKEQKESVGDKCSAEKASGDKHSGVQGENGSGRYGE is encoded by the exons ATGAAGACGCAGATAGCTCGGTTGTATCTTGTTCATGTTGGAGTGCTTGGTTTATCAAGGAACAGTCGGATTCCTCTGGAATACGCTAAAAGGGCGTTGAATGAAGAAGCATTTGAGAGTTTTCAATGGGGTAGGGTTGGATTCAAGAGTTTAGTTGATTCCATCAAAGTCCTTGGGTTACCTAACAATGCTTATACCCTCCATGGATGTGTCCATGTATTGCTGATATGGGCATTTGAGAGCGTGAAGGTGCTGGGGGCTAGCTACGGGAATGTAAGAGAAGGTGTAGATTTGCCTCTGTTAAGGTGGAGAGGAGGGAGGCCAAGGAAGGATATCGAAGCCTTCATATCCGGGAGCAAACTCCTTAATAATGGGGAG CTTCAGGTGAAGCATTTAGTACCTAAACCTTTGGAGTTCATATATCCAGATTGGCCAGGACAGTATTGTGTGTATGGTGTAGGagaaggtttgaagaagaaactggataaTCTGCTGTTAGACGTGATCAATGGCGAAGTGGATGAAAGAGAATgggattgtgtaaaaaaaaggaagggggaacatacgaagaagagggagaggaggcAACATGTTGCAGGGGTAAGTGACGATGATTTCCTTGAAACAGCCCCAACCAGCATCCGTAATGTCCCCAATAATGCGAAGGAGCAGAAAGAAAGTGTTGGGGACAAATGTTCAGCAGAGAAGGCGTCTGGAGATAAGCATTCAGGTGTGCAGGGTGAAAATGGTAGTGGAAG GTATGGAGAGTAG
- the LOC104788064 gene encoding protein NRT1/ PTR FAMILY 4.6 yields MEVEEEVSRWEGYSDWRNRAAVKGRHGGMLAASFVLVVEILENLAYLANASNLVLYLREYMHMSPSKSANDVTNFMGTAFLLALLGGFLSDAFFSTFQIFLISASIEFLGLIVLTIQARTPSLMPPSCNGPTCAEVSGSKEAMLFVGLYLVALGVGGIKGSLPSHGAEQFDESTPKGRKQRSTFFNYYVFCLACGALVAVTFVVWLEDNKGWEWGFGVSTIAIFVSILIFLSGSRFYRNKIPCGSPLTTISKVLLAASFKCFTSASSSNAVVNMAVSPSNHSVAKGTKEEVKSQGEVEKTRQEEAVPPQAQLTNSLRCLNGAADEKPVHRLLECTVQQVEDVKVVLKMLPIFACTIMLNCCLAQLSTFSVQQAASMNTKIGSLKIPPASLPVFPVVFIMILAPIYDHLIIPFARKATKTETGVTHLQRIGVGLVLSILAMAVAALVEIKRKGVSKDEGLLDSKETLPVTFLWIALQYLFLGSADLFTLAGLLEYFFTEAPSSMRSLATSLSWASLAMGYYLSSVIVSIVNSITGSSGNTPWLRGKSINRYKLDYFYWLMCVLSAANFLHYLFWAMRYKYRSTGSRS; encoded by the exons atg gaagtggaagaagaggtCTCAAGATGGGAAGGCTACTCAGACTGGAGAAACAGAGCTGCCGTGAAAGGCCGTCACGGTGGCATGCTCGCCGCTTCTTTCGTCTTAG TGGTGGAGATATTAGAGAATCTAGCGTACTTGGCAAATGCTAGTAATCTCGTGCTATACCTAAGAGAGTACATGCACATGTCTCCATCTAAATCGGCAAATGACGTCACCAATTTCATGGGCACAGCTTTTCTCCTAGCTCTCCTAGGTGGTTTCCTCTCCGATGCTTTCTTCTCAACTTTTCAAATCTTCCTTATCTCAGCCTCCATCGAGTTCTTG GGATTGATCGTACTCACAATTCAAGCTCGAACACCGTCCTTAATGCCTCCATCTTGCAATGGTCCTACGTGTGCAGAAGTGAGTGGCTCGAAGGAAGCGATGCTATTCGTGGGATTATACCTTGTGGCTTTGGGAGTGGGAGGGATAAAAGGGTCGTTACCATCTCACGGAGCTGAGCAGTTTGATGAGAGTACGCCTAAAGGTCGGAAACAGAGGTCAACGTTCTTCAACTACTACGTGTTTTGTCTTGCTTGTGGAGCACTCGTGGCCGTCACGTTTGTGGTTTGGTTAGAAGACAACAAAGGATGGGAATGGGGTTTTGGTGTCTCTACAATTGCTATCTTCGTCTCGATTCTCATCTTTCTCTCTGGATCAAGATTTTACAGAAACAAGATCCCATGTGGAAGTCCTCTCACCACAATCTCCAAg GTCCTTCTTGCGGCTTCGTTTAAGTGCTTCACTAGTGCAAGTTCAAGCAATGCAGTTGTGAATATGGCCGTTAGTCCCTCTAATCATAGCGTAGCAAAAGggacaaaagaagaagttaaatcACAAGGAGAAGTGGAAAAGACACGTCAAGAAGAAGCCGTGCCTCCTCAGGCACAACTAACCAACAGTTTAAGATGCTTAAATGGAGCTGCGGATGAGAAACCGGTCCATAGATTGTTAGAATGCACGGTCCAACAAGTTGAGGACGTCAAGGTTGTGCTGAAAATGCTTCCCATATTTGCTTGCACCATCATGCTCAACTGTTGCTTAGCTCAGCTTTCAACATTCTCTGTCCAACAAGCTGCTTCAATGAACACAAAGATAGGAAGCCTAAAGATTCCTCCAGCTTCCTTACCAGTCTTCCCCGTCGTGTTCATCATGATCCTCGCACCTATCTACGACCATCTCATTATCCCATTCGCTAGAAAAGCTACCAAAACCGAAACAGGAGTCACTCATCTACAAAGAATCGGAGTAGGTTTAGTTCTTTCTATATTAGCAATGGCGGTTGCAGCGTTGGTTGAGATTAAGAGAAAGGGAGTGTCTAAAGACGAAGGCTTGCTTGACTCAAAAGAAACCTTACCGGTCACTTTCCTATGGATTGCTCTTCAGTATCTTTTCCTAGGGTCAGCTGACCTATTCACACTAGCTGGACTACTTGAGTATTTCTTCACAGAAGCACCTTCTTCAATGAGGTCTCTAGCGACATCACTTTCATGGGCCTCCTTGGCAATGGGATATTATCTAAGCTCAGTGATTGTATCGATAGTAAACAGCATCACAGGGAGCTCAGGGAATACACCATGGCTGAGAGGAAAAAGCATAAACCGTTACAAACTAGACTACTTCTACTGGCTAATGTGTGTTCTTAGCGCAGCTAACTTCTTGCACTATCTCTTCTGGGCAATGCGTTACAAATATAGATCAACTGGTTCAAGAAGCTAA
- the LOC104788061 gene encoding alpha-amylase 3, chloroplastic: MSTVPIEFLLHHSHLRHNSRSYRGTRSFLPCSLNLRSRFTSSNKLLVLNSSIGSATSALGLRSSKYVAIRASSSDTAVVETSQSESDDVIFKENFPVQRIEKAEGKIYVRLKQVKENDWELSVGCSIPGKWILHWGVSYVGDTGSEWDQPPEDMRPPGSFAIKDYAIETPLEKLSEGDFEVTIKLNLESSVAALNFVLKDEETGAWYQHKGRDFKVPLVDDVPDNGNLIGAKKGFGAIGQLSNIPLKQEKSGVEVEKESKSSSDSTIERKGLQEFYEEMPISKRVADDNSVSVTARKCPETSNNIVSVETDLPGDVTVHWGVCKNGSKRWEIPSEPYPEETSLFKNKALRTRLQRKDDGTGSFGLFSLDGKLEGLCFVLKLNENTWLNYRGEDFYVPFLTSSSSPVETEAAQVSEHTPKTDKEVSASGFTDEIITEIRNLAIDISHHKNQKTNVKEVQENILQEIEKLAAEAYSIFRSTTPTFTEESILESEAEKPEIKISSGTGSGFEILCQGFNWESHKSGRWYLELQEKASELASLGFTVLWLPPPTESVSPEGYMPKDLYNLNSRYGTIDELKDTVRKFHKVGIKVLGDAVLNHRCAHFKNQNGVWNLFGGRLNWDDRAVVADDPHFQGRGNKSSGDNFHAAPNIDHSQDFVRKDIKEWLCWMREEVGYDGWRLDFVRGFWGGYVKDYMDASKPYFAVGEYWDSLSYTYGEMDYNQDAHRQRIVDWINATSGAAGAFDVTTKGILHAALQKCEYWRLSDPKGKPPGVVGWWPSRAVTFIENHDTGSTQGHWRFPEGKEMQGYAYILTHPGTPAVFFDHIFSDYHSEIASLLSLRNRQKLHCRSEVNIDKSERDVYAAIIDDKVAMKIGPGHYEPPNGSKNWSVAVEGRDYKVWESS; this comes from the exons ATGTCCACCGTTCCCATTGAGTTTCTTCTACACCATTCTCATCTTCGTCACAACTCGAGAAGTTACCGCGGAACTAGAAGCTTCTTGCCTTGCTCGTTAAATCTCCGTTCTCGTTTCACTAGTTCCAACAAACTACTAGTACTAAACTCATCGATTGGTTCCGCCACGAGTGCCTTAGGTCTTCGCAGCTCCAAGTACGTCGCGATTCGTGCTAGCTCTTCCGATACTGCCGTCGTGGAAACCTCTCAATCGGAGTCGGATGATGTAATTTTCAAGGAAAATTTCCCTGTTCAGCGAATCGAAAAG GCAGAAGGAAAGATTTATGTACGATTGAAGCAAGTGAAGGAGAATGATTGGGAGCTGAGTGTTGGATGTAGTATCCCTGGGAAATGGATTTTGCATTGGGGAGTTTCATATGTGGGTGACACTGGCAG TGAATGGGATCAACCTCCGGAAGatatgagacctcctggttcaTTTGCCATCAAG GACTATGCTATAGAGACACCTTTGGAGAAGTTATCCGAAGGAGATTTTGAAGTTACTATTAAACTAAATCTAGAAAGCTCAGTAGCTgctctcaattttgttttgaag GACGAAGAAACTGGGGCATGGTATCAGCACAAAGGGAGAGATTTTAAGGTTCCTCTTGTGGATGATGTTCCAGATAATGGAAATCTGATCGGAGCAAAGAAAGGGTTTG GTGCCATTGGTCAGCTTTCAAACATCCCTCTCAAACAAGAGAAATCTGGTGTAGAAGTTGAAAAAGAGAGCAAGAGCTCATCCGATTCTACAATAGAAAGGAAAGGTCTTCAAGAGTTTTACGAGGAGATGCCAATTAGTAAACGTGTTGCTGATGATAACTCAGTCAGTGTCACCGCAAGGAAATGCCCTGAAACATCTAACAACATTGTATCAGTTGAAACCGATTTACCGGGTGATGTTACTGTCCACTGGGGAGTTTGCAAAAACGGCAGTAAAAGATGGGAAATTCCTTCTGAACCTTACCCCGAAGAAACATCGTTGTTTAAGAACAAGGCATTACGCACTCGTTTACAG CGAAAAGACGATGGAACTGGATCGTTTGGATTATTCTCTCTGGATGGAAAGCTTGAaggattatgttttgttcttaagTTAAATGAAAATACTTGGCTAAATTATAGGGGGGAAGACTTCTATGTCCCTTTCCTTACTTCAAGTAGCTCGCCTGTTGAAACTGAAGCTGCTCAAGTGAGTGAACACACACCAAAAACAGATAAAGAAGTGTCTGCCAGTGGATTTACTGATGAAATCATCACTGAGATTAGGAACTTGGCCATTGACATTTCCCATCATAAGAATCAGAAGACAAACGTAAAAGAAGTGCAGGAAAACATTCTACAAGAAATTGAGAAACTGGCTGCGGAGGCATATAGCATATTTAGAAGCACAACTCCAACTTTTACCGAGGAAAGTATTTTAGAATCAGAGGCTGAAAAGCCTGAAATTAAAATCTCCTCAGGAACCGGCTCCGGATTTGAGATATTATGCCAGGGATTCAACTGGGAGTCCCATAAATCTGGGAGATGGTACCTGGAACTTCAAGAAAAAGCCAGTGAGTTAGCTTCACTTGGATTCACCGTTTTGTGGTTACCTCCACCGACAGAATCTGTGTCACCTGAAGGGTACATGCCTAAAGACCTGTATAACTTGAATTCCAG ATATGGAACTATTGATGAGCTAAAAGATACTGTGAGGAAATTTCACAAGGTTGGGATCAAAGTTTTAGGTGATGCAGTTTTGAATCACCGCTGTGCACACTTCAAGAATCAAAATGGTGTATGGAATTTATTTGGAGGACGTTTGAACTGGGATGATAGGGCAGTAGTTGCAGATGACCCTCATTTTCAG GGTAGAGGAAACAAGAGCAGTGGAGATAATTTCCATGCTGCACCAAACATAGATCACTCACAGGACTTTGTTAGAAAGGATATTAAGGAATGGCTATGCTGGATGAG AGAAGAAGTTGGTTATGATGGATGGAGGCTTGATTTTGTAAGAGGGTTTTGGGGAGGTTATGTGAAAGACTATATGGATGCTAGCAAACCGTACTTTGCTGTTGGTGAATATTGGGATTCCTTAAGTTACACGTATGGAGAAATGGACTACAATCAAGACGCACATCGTCAGAGGATTGTTGACTGGATTAATGCAACTAGTGGAGCTGCTGGTGCTTTTGATGTCACAACCAAAGGAATTCTACATGCG GCTCTTCAAAAATGTGAGTATTGGAGACTCTCAGATCCAAAAGGGAAGCCTCCAGGTGTAGTTGGATGGTGGCCTTCTCGTGCTGTAACGTTCATAGAGAATCATGACACTGGCTCTACTCAG GGCCACTGGAGATTTCCGGAAGGGAAGGAAATGCAAGGATATGCTTACATCTTGACTCATCCAGGAACACCAGCAGTGTTCTTCGACCATATCTTCTCAGATTATCATTCCGAGATTGCTTCTCTTCTCTCGCTCAGGAACAGACAGAAACTCCACTGTCGGAGCGAG GTGAATATAGACAAGAGCGAGAGAGATGTCTATGCAGCTATAATAGATGATAAAGTTGCAATGAAGATTGGACCAGGGCATTACGAACCACCAAACGGATCCAAAAACTGGTCCGTAGCTGTCGAAGGCAGAGACTACAAGGTGTGGGAATCATCTTAA
- the LOC104788062 gene encoding hypersensitive-induced response protein 2-like, with amino-acid sequence MGQALGCIQVDQSNVAIKETFGKFDEVLEPGCHCLPWCLGSQVAGHLSLRVQQLDVRCETKTKDNVFVTVVASIQYRAKPESAQDAFYKLSNTRNQIQAYVFDVIRASVPKLDLDSTFEQKNDIAKTVENELEKAMSHYGYEIVQTLIVDIEPDVHVKRAMNEINAASRMREAASEKAEAEKILQIKRAEGEAESKYLSGMGIARQRQAIVDGLRNSVLAFSESVPGTSSKDVMDMVLVTQYFDTLKEIGASSKSNSVFIPHGPGAVRDIATQIRDGLLQGNAAE; translated from the exons atggGTCAAGCTTTGGGTTGTATTCAGGTTGATCAGTCGAATGTAGCAATCAAAGAGACTTTTGGGAAATTTGACGAAGTTCTTGAGCCTGGTTGTCATTGTCTGCCATGGTGCTTGGGGAGTCAAGTCGCTGGTCACCTTTCCTTACGTGTTCAACAGCTTGATGTTCGCTGCGAGACAAAAACTAAG GATAATGTGTTTGTCACTGTTGTTGCTTCCATTCAATACCGTGCCAAACCGGAGAGTGCTCAAGATGCTTTTTACAAGCTCAGCAACACGAGGAATCAGATTCAAGCTTATGTCTTTGATG TGATTCGAGCAAGTGTACCTAAGCTGGATCTTGACTCAACCTTTGAGCAAAAGAATGACATTGCAAAAACCGTTGAGAATGAGCTCGAAAAG GCTATGTCTCATTACGGGTATGAGATTGTTCAGACACTTATTGTGGATATTGAGCCTGATGTGCACGTCAAGAGGGCAATGAATGAGATCAATGCTG cttctAGAATGAGAGAGGCAGCATCTGAGAAAGCTGAGGCAGAGAAGATTCTGCAGATCAAGAGAGCCGAGGGAGAAGCTGAATCGAAATACCTTTCAGGTATGGGTATAGCCCGTCAGAGACAAGCCATTGTGGACGGTCTGAGAAACAGCGTGCTCGCCTTCTCTGAGTCTGTTCCAGGGACATCTTCTAAAGACGTGATGGATATGGTTCTGGTGACTCAGTACTTTGACACATTGAAGGAAATCGGTGCGTCTTCGAAGTCAAACTCGGTGTTCATACCTCACGGTCCAGGTGCTGTTAGGGACATTGCTACACAGATCAGGGATGGTCTTCTTCAGGGTAACGCTGCTGAGTAG